From the genome of Streptomyces sp. V1I1, one region includes:
- a CDS encoding FAD-binding oxidoreductase — translation MMREHGQAGRIEGALVQRGDADYEAIRTSMVWNGLKPERFPEVIVRAASERDVPEAIGLARSRGLRIAVRAGGHSWCGSSVRSDGMLIDLSRLRRWDFDEASATATVQPAVTGGELVPELAARGLAFPTGHCGSVAVGGYLLSGGLGWNSGALGPACRSVYEIEAVTADGEVVRCNEDENPDLFWAARGAGPGFFAVVTSFRLRLHRLPGAIMSTTYAFPLADVEEVSNWAIETANELEPTVELALVLATAAPHMTKERPRPKAIVVGATVFADSSEQAVQALRPLRNCPFADRSLFREADEPTSLDALYDASGSIWPGQHRFAADTLWSQADFGTLLSRLGDAVESAPSDKSLVLAPVSPVSHDEDLLRDMAFSVLGESYVVPYAVWDDPSEDDINVRWLREAMSAVEPLGTGHYIAEADLTASPSRAERSFTPSDWQRLQTLRAQYDPEGVFHSYLTP, via the coding sequence ATGATGCGCGAACACGGGCAGGCCGGACGTATTGAGGGGGCGCTCGTCCAGCGAGGCGACGCCGACTACGAAGCCATCCGGACAAGCATGGTGTGGAACGGGCTCAAACCCGAGCGATTCCCGGAGGTGATCGTCCGGGCCGCCTCCGAGCGGGACGTTCCCGAAGCCATCGGGCTGGCCCGCTCCCGCGGTCTCCGCATCGCCGTACGGGCGGGCGGGCACAGTTGGTGCGGCTCGTCCGTCCGCTCCGACGGCATGCTCATCGACCTCTCCCGGCTCCGGCGGTGGGACTTCGACGAGGCTTCCGCGACGGCGACCGTGCAGCCGGCTGTCACCGGTGGCGAACTCGTTCCGGAACTCGCCGCGCGCGGCCTCGCCTTTCCCACCGGGCATTGTGGGTCGGTCGCCGTCGGCGGATATCTCCTCAGTGGTGGTCTCGGGTGGAATTCCGGTGCCCTGGGGCCGGCTTGCCGGAGCGTATACGAGATTGAAGCCGTGACGGCGGACGGCGAAGTGGTCCGATGCAACGAGGACGAGAATCCCGACCTGTTCTGGGCGGCGCGTGGAGCAGGGCCGGGTTTCTTCGCCGTCGTCACCAGCTTCCGCCTTCGCCTGCACCGGCTTCCCGGGGCGATCATGTCGACCACGTATGCCTTTCCCCTCGCGGATGTTGAAGAGGTGTCGAACTGGGCCATCGAGACCGCGAACGAACTCGAGCCGACGGTGGAATTGGCTCTCGTACTCGCAACGGCCGCCCCGCACATGACGAAGGAAAGGCCACGGCCGAAGGCGATCGTCGTAGGCGCCACCGTATTCGCGGATTCGAGCGAGCAGGCCGTCCAGGCTCTCCGACCGCTCCGGAACTGTCCCTTCGCCGATCGCTCCCTTTTCCGGGAAGCGGACGAGCCGACGTCTCTCGATGCCCTCTACGACGCCTCCGGCAGCATCTGGCCCGGACAGCACCGCTTTGCGGCCGACACCCTGTGGTCTCAGGCGGACTTCGGGACGCTGTTGTCCAGGCTCGGCGACGCGGTCGAAAGTGCCCCCTCCGACAAGTCCCTCGTCCTGGCACCCGTATCGCCCGTGTCGCACGACGAGGATCTGCTGCGCGACATGGCGTTCTCGGTGCTCGGCGAGAGCTACGTCGTCCCCTACGCCGTCTGGGACGACCCTTCGGAGGATGACATCAACGTCCGCTGGCTGCGCGAGGCGATGAGCGCGGTGGAGCCGCTCGGGACGGGGCACTACATCGCCGAGGCCGACCTCACCGCCAGTCCGAGCCGCGCCGAGCGGTCGTTCACGCCGAGCGACTGGCAGCGGCTGCAGACCCTGAGGGCGCAGTACGACCCCGAGGGCGTCTTCCACTCCTACCTGACGCCCTGA
- a CDS encoding zinc-binding dehydrogenase: MRAFVLRKVGEVGVVEKPVPEPGPNEAVVRTTAAMVCTSDVHTMKGAIPVAPDVTLGHEAVGVVHALGSAVEGLGEGQRVAVGGVTPCFQCEYCQRGFSSQCGGRMMGGAVFTVQADGNMAEYFLVRNAQANLAPIPETLGDHQALYATDMLSTGFVAAEHAEIEFGETVAIFAQGAVGLSATIGCRLRGAGLVIAVESIPQRQELARHFGADVIVDHAQHDPVRRILELTGGQGVDAAIEALGTPRTWEATFRVTKPGGRISNVGYHGDVPKPLKIPLEPFGYGMSDKQIYGGLNRGGRERLRRIFRLLEHGKVDPTPMTTQEFGFDEIERAFRMMESRENGIIKPLIRFD; this comes from the coding sequence ATGAGAGCTTTTGTACTCAGGAAAGTCGGCGAGGTCGGCGTCGTCGAGAAACCGGTCCCCGAACCCGGCCCCAATGAGGCGGTCGTGCGCACCACCGCGGCCATGGTCTGTACGTCCGACGTGCACACGATGAAGGGAGCGATCCCGGTCGCTCCCGATGTCACATTGGGACACGAGGCGGTCGGCGTCGTTCATGCCCTGGGTTCTGCCGTAGAGGGTCTCGGGGAGGGCCAGCGTGTCGCCGTGGGTGGCGTGACCCCGTGTTTCCAGTGCGAATACTGCCAACGCGGCTTCTCCTCGCAGTGCGGGGGCAGGATGATGGGAGGCGCGGTGTTCACCGTCCAGGCGGACGGGAACATGGCGGAGTATTTCCTCGTCCGCAATGCGCAGGCCAATCTGGCGCCGATCCCCGAGACCCTCGGCGACCACCAGGCCTTGTACGCGACGGACATGCTGTCGACCGGATTCGTCGCCGCCGAACACGCGGAAATCGAATTCGGTGAGACCGTCGCGATCTTCGCCCAGGGGGCGGTGGGGCTCTCGGCGACGATCGGCTGCCGTCTGCGCGGTGCCGGCCTCGTCATCGCAGTCGAGTCGATTCCCCAGCGTCAGGAACTTGCGAGGCATTTCGGCGCCGATGTCATCGTCGACCACGCCCAGCACGACCCGGTGCGGCGAATTCTGGAGTTGACCGGCGGTCAGGGCGTGGACGCCGCGATCGAAGCGCTCGGCACCCCCCGTACGTGGGAAGCGACCTTCCGTGTCACCAAGCCGGGCGGACGTATCTCCAATGTCGGATACCACGGCGACGTACCCAAGCCGCTCAAAATCCCCTTGGAACCCTTCGGATACGGGATGTCCGACAAGCAGATCTACGGCGGACTGAACCGCGGGGGCCGGGAGCGGCTGCGGCGGATCTTCCGGCTGCTGGAGCACGGCAAGGTGGATCCCACGCCGATGACCACGCAGGAGTTCGGCTTCGACGAGATCGAGCGGGCATTTCGGATGATGGAATCGAGAGAGAACGGGATCATCAAGCCACTGATTCGTTTCGACTGA
- a CDS encoding antibiotic biosynthesis monooxygenase yields MSTRASRDLGDSATVVTSQKVRAGRDDDYKRWQEKTNQVVRGFDGFQGTELYPPVSGEENEWVVVFRFSGVEQLTAWLNSGARRQLLDEGRPLFDGTPTQEVLTGGTPAQDVVTAVISHDVLPGRERDFMRWEDKILKAQEGFPGFMGSEMFKPVEGIQDRWVVAFRFDTREHLDGWLDSEAREKLLEEGRGYFRSYDVRKIGSAFGGWFRFGEGADEGIPANWKQAMSVVLALYPTVMILNLTVGDWFNSLGMPGYLALFISNVLSVSVLTWLLMPLVNRALAFWLLPSRA; encoded by the coding sequence ATGAGTACCCGTGCAAGCCGTGACCTCGGTGACAGCGCTACGGTCGTGACCTCCCAGAAGGTCCGGGCGGGCCGGGATGACGACTACAAGCGCTGGCAGGAGAAGACCAACCAGGTCGTGCGAGGCTTCGACGGGTTCCAGGGCACGGAGTTGTACCCGCCGGTCTCCGGCGAAGAGAACGAGTGGGTCGTCGTATTCCGCTTCTCCGGTGTCGAGCAGCTGACCGCGTGGCTGAATTCGGGTGCGCGTCGACAACTCCTCGATGAGGGCCGCCCGTTGTTCGACGGGACTCCGACACAAGAGGTGCTCACCGGTGGGACGCCGGCCCAGGATGTCGTCACGGCCGTCATCTCGCACGACGTGCTGCCGGGGCGGGAGCGGGACTTCATGCGCTGGGAGGACAAGATCCTGAAAGCGCAGGAGGGGTTTCCCGGCTTTATGGGGTCGGAGATGTTCAAGCCGGTGGAGGGCATTCAGGACCGTTGGGTGGTCGCCTTCCGCTTCGACACGCGCGAACACCTCGACGGCTGGCTGGACTCCGAGGCCCGCGAGAAGCTTCTGGAGGAAGGGCGCGGCTACTTCCGCTCGTACGACGTGCGCAAGATCGGGTCGGCGTTCGGCGGCTGGTTCCGCTTCGGCGAGGGGGCGGATGAAGGCATTCCGGCCAACTGGAAACAGGCCATGTCCGTGGTGCTGGCCCTGTATCCCACGGTGATGATCCTGAACCTGACGGTCGGCGACTGGTTCAACAGCCTGGGAATGCCCGGGTATTTGGCCCTGTTCATCAGCAACGTGCTGAGTGTCAGCGTTCTGACGTGGTTGCTGATGCCGCTGGTCAACCGGGCGCTCGCCTTCTGGCTGCTGCCCAGCCGGGCGTGA
- a CDS encoding nucleoside deaminase encodes MGHQEFMAEAVRLATESVEKGWGGPFGAVITNDGEIIARGQNRVLLTADPTAHGEVEAIRKAVQVLNPEAPSISEEHQNEYTLELVPRPEGSPDLVPERARMLQGCAIYTSGAPCPMCMSAIYWARIGTVYYSCDWKATQGIGFDDAFQYEDFAKPPDHRSITLEQLHPELGATSYEAWAKKPNNHPY; translated from the coding sequence ATGGGACACCAGGAGTTCATGGCCGAAGCGGTTCGGCTGGCCACCGAGTCCGTCGAGAAGGGCTGGGGCGGCCCGTTCGGTGCGGTGATCACCAACGACGGCGAGATCATCGCTCGCGGGCAGAATCGCGTACTCCTCACGGCCGATCCGACCGCGCACGGCGAAGTGGAAGCCATCCGCAAGGCCGTTCAGGTGCTCAATCCCGAGGCGCCCAGCATCTCCGAGGAGCACCAGAACGAGTACACCCTGGAGTTGGTGCCTCGGCCTGAGGGCTCCCCCGACCTCGTGCCGGAGCGCGCTCGCATGCTGCAGGGGTGCGCGATCTACACCAGCGGCGCCCCCTGTCCGATGTGCATGAGCGCCATCTACTGGGCTCGGATAGGGACCGTCTACTACAGCTGCGACTGGAAGGCCACTCAGGGGATCGGTTTCGACGACGCCTTCCAGTACGAGGACTTCGCGAAGCCCCCGGACCATCGGAGCATCACTCTCGAGCAGCTCCACCCCGAGTTGGGCGCCACGTCGTACGAGGCATGGGCGAAGAAGCCGAACAATCACCCGTACTGA
- a CDS encoding DUF5996 family protein, producing MELFPPIPLAEWQDTKETLHRFAQVVGKIRLAASARRNHWWNVPFHLTGRGITTRPMGQVDGNPVFTVDFDFVDHQLVVATLDGRASLPLEGQSVASFHSNTLDALAQVGVLARIAIPRPYDLPDADRPFAEDTEHAAYDPVLANRYWQVLSQVALVLEEFAAGFSGKASPVHHFWHTFDIAHSRFSGRHIDQSPQVDPVTREAYSRELISFGFWFGDDTFAEPAFYSYTAPEPAELTGEPLKPAAAHWVSRNDTHLAVLPYDAARAENDPRSAVLDFYESAYQAGSRRAGWDIAAFASPDGITDPQLPVPRR from the coding sequence ATGGAGCTGTTCCCGCCGATACCGCTCGCGGAGTGGCAGGACACCAAAGAAACACTGCACCGATTCGCGCAAGTCGTCGGCAAGATCCGCCTCGCCGCGAGTGCCCGGCGCAACCACTGGTGGAACGTTCCGTTCCATCTCACCGGACGCGGCATCACCACACGTCCGATGGGACAGGTCGACGGAAATCCGGTCTTCACTGTCGACTTCGACTTCGTCGACCATCAACTGGTCGTCGCGACCTTGGACGGCCGAGCGTCCCTCCCGCTTGAGGGCCAGTCCGTGGCGTCCTTCCACAGCAACACCCTTGACGCTCTGGCCCAAGTGGGCGTCCTCGCGCGCATCGCCATTCCCAGGCCGTACGACCTGCCCGATGCCGACCGGCCGTTCGCCGAGGACACCGAGCATGCGGCCTACGATCCTGTGCTGGCCAACCGCTACTGGCAGGTCCTCAGCCAGGTGGCGTTGGTGCTGGAGGAATTCGCAGCCGGCTTTTCGGGAAAAGCCAGCCCCGTACACCATTTCTGGCACACCTTCGACATTGCCCACAGCCGGTTCTCAGGGCGTCACATCGACCAGTCGCCGCAGGTCGATCCGGTAACGCGGGAGGCATACTCCCGAGAGCTGATCAGCTTCGGATTCTGGTTCGGTGACGATACGTTCGCCGAGCCCGCTTTCTACTCCTACACCGCCCCCGAACCTGCGGAACTGACCGGGGAGCCGCTCAAGCCCGCTGCAGCACACTGGGTTTCACGCAATGACACCCACCTGGCCGTGCTGCCCTACGACGCGGCCCGCGCCGAAAACGATCCTCGTTCCGCCGTACTCGACTTCTATGAGAGCGCGTACCAGGCCGGATCCCGACGCGCCGGCTGGGACATCGCCGCTTTCGCCTCTCCGGACGGGATCACAGATCCACAACTGCCGGTCCCGCGTCGCTGA
- a CDS encoding UBP-type zinc finger domain-containing protein: MAHDQIPGIDPTATPSGDGCVECLAGDGPGWWLHLRRCAACGHIGCCDSSPSQHGTKHAREAGHPFLTSFEPEESWFWNIETEQYYDGPQLLPPVSHPVSQPTPGPRGKVPADWQQHVH, translated from the coding sequence ATGGCACATGACCAGATCCCAGGTATAGATCCAACTGCGACTCCGAGCGGAGACGGCTGCGTGGAGTGCCTGGCGGGCGACGGTCCGGGATGGTGGTTGCACCTGCGGCGCTGCGCCGCGTGCGGGCACATCGGATGCTGCGATTCCTCACCCTCGCAGCACGGTACGAAGCATGCGCGCGAGGCGGGACATCCCTTCCTGACCAGCTTCGAGCCGGAAGAGAGCTGGTTCTGGAACATCGAGACCGAGCAGTACTACGACGGCCCGCAGCTGCTCCCACCCGTCTCGCACCCGGTCTCCCAGCCGACCCCGGGCCCGCGGGGCAAGGTGCCCGCGGACTGGCAGCAGCACGTGCACTGA
- a CDS encoding NAD(P)/FAD-dependent oxidoreductase, protein MTETNKRNLADLDVVVVGGGVAGLSAALTLTRARRSVLVVDSGEPRNAPAAGVHGFLSRDGLAPGELLRAGKDEVTGYGGRIVADLVTSARRTGERFVVDTEGGESHGARRLLVTTGLVDELPDVPGVRERWGRDVLHCPYCHGWEVRDAPIGVLATGPGAVHQALLFRQWSPDVTVFLHTAGELTEEQWEQLAARGIAVIDGEVVGLDVDDDRLCGVRLASGTCVPVRALAVGPRFEARGEMLSGLGLTTVEHPLGVGSYVESDASGFTGVAGVWVAGNVTDLMAGVAVAAASGVQAAVAINADLVAADTAAALSHHSAAQAQQAFSPAAEAANCERVLGERRHGIGTVISPGHRSHD, encoded by the coding sequence ATGACTGAGACGAACAAGCGAAACCTCGCTGATCTCGATGTTGTCGTGGTCGGGGGTGGTGTGGCTGGTCTGTCGGCTGCGCTGACTCTGACTCGGGCCCGGCGTTCGGTGCTGGTGGTCGACTCCGGGGAGCCGCGCAACGCTCCCGCTGCCGGGGTTCACGGGTTCCTGTCCCGCGACGGCCTCGCGCCGGGCGAGCTGTTGCGGGCGGGCAAGGACGAGGTCACTGGTTATGGCGGGCGGATCGTGGCGGACCTGGTGACCAGCGCCCGTCGCACCGGCGAGCGCTTCGTCGTGGACACCGAGGGCGGCGAGAGCCATGGAGCGCGGCGTCTGCTGGTGACCACGGGGCTGGTCGACGAGCTTCCCGACGTTCCTGGCGTGCGTGAGCGGTGGGGCCGTGACGTGCTGCACTGCCCGTACTGCCATGGCTGGGAGGTGCGCGACGCGCCGATCGGTGTGCTGGCGACCGGTCCGGGGGCGGTGCACCAGGCGCTGTTGTTCCGGCAGTGGTCGCCGGATGTGACCGTGTTCCTGCACACTGCGGGCGAACTGACCGAGGAACAGTGGGAGCAGCTGGCCGCCCGCGGTATCGCCGTGATTGACGGCGAGGTGGTCGGTCTCGATGTCGACGACGACCGCCTCTGCGGTGTACGGCTGGCTTCGGGTACGTGTGTGCCGGTGCGGGCTCTGGCTGTGGGGCCGCGGTTCGAGGCGCGCGGTGAGATGCTTTCGGGGCTTGGCCTGACGACCGTGGAACACCCCTTGGGCGTGGGCAGTTATGTGGAGTCCGACGCGAGCGGGTTCACCGGGGTCGCGGGCGTGTGGGTGGCGGGCAATGTCACCGACCTCATGGCCGGCGTCGCGGTGGCCGCGGCGTCCGGAGTGCAGGCCGCGGTGGCGATCAACGCCGACCTCGTGGCCGCCGATACCGCGGCGGCGTTGTCCCACCACTCGGCAGCGCAGGCCCAGCAGGCATTCAGCCCGGCCGCGGAGGCCGCCAACTGTGAGCGGGTCCTCGGCGAACGCCGCCACGGAATCGGGACCGTGATCAGTCCCGGGCACCGCTCGCACGACTGA
- a CDS encoding RidA family protein yields the protein MNCPSDRISQIVSVEDTRLVHLSGQVAWDGDGRPVGPDDHGAQAAQIVRNLDTVLAAELPQVLQWNPL from the coding sequence GTGAACTGCCCGTCCGACCGGATCAGCCAGATCGTCAGCGTCGAGGACACCCGGCTCGTGCATCTGTCCGGGCAAGTAGCGTGGGATGGAGACGGGCGACCCGTAGGACCGGACGACCATGGCGCGCAGGCGGCACAGATCGTCCGCAACCTCGACACCGTGCTGGCAGCGGAACTCCCGCAGGTACTCCAGTGGAACCCCTTGTGA
- a CDS encoding TetR-like C-terminal domain-containing protein → MDAFLQDMAEELIPPDHGDITLDLRAYLRQLAHFLSESDSGAVFEALIAQAQHDPVFAADFRARYLDEQRRRDRLPLKRAARRGQLPADLDMAAEADQLVGPLYYRVLVTDEPLGQDFTNRLVDAFLRRMR, encoded by the coding sequence GTGGACGCTTTCCTGCAGGACATGGCCGAGGAGCTGATCCCGCCCGATCACGGCGACATCACCCTCGATCTACGTGCCTATCTGCGTCAACTGGCTCATTTCCTCAGCGAGTCCGACTCCGGAGCCGTCTTCGAGGCCCTGATCGCACAGGCGCAGCACGATCCGGTGTTCGCCGCGGACTTCCGGGCCAGGTACCTCGACGAGCAGCGTCGCCGCGACCGCCTGCCTCTGAAACGCGCCGCGCGGCGGGGCCAGTTGCCCGCCGACCTCGACATGGCGGCCGAGGCCGACCAACTCGTCGGCCCCCTCTACTACCGTGTGCTGGTAACGGACGAGCCGCTCGGCCAGGACTTCACCAACCGACTTGTCGACGCTTTCCTCCGCCGCATGCGCTGA
- a CDS encoding alpha/beta fold hydrolase: protein MNPAYATTDHFFTVPLDHSLPTGPTIQVFAREVVDPARTGEQLPCLLYLQGGPGGKAPRPSAGSPGWLPQALKTHRVLLLDQRGTGRSTPITARTASRFDSPARLAAHLACFRADAIVADAELIRRQLCGDAPWETLGQSYGGFITLTYLSQAPEGLRACYVTGGLPGLTATADDVYARTYPRVRERVLDFYARYPDDASRLRKIADLLAADDIRLPGGDRLTTRRLRTLGLALGMGEGFERIHWLLDESLDMDGELTDTFLHQVEALTCFTDNPLFAVMQETLYGQGAAPSAWAASRSLAGFPEFAEDADPLLLTGEMIYPWMFQEIKGLRPFADAADLLAQRTDWPALYDPHGLAANHVPLAAVVYHDDMYVDADLSLRTAREVGATRAWVTNEWEHDGVTASGGRVLARLMDLAAGRA from the coding sequence ATGAACCCGGCGTACGCCACCACCGATCACTTCTTCACCGTCCCGCTGGACCACTCCCTTCCGACCGGCCCGACCATCCAGGTGTTCGCGCGCGAGGTCGTCGACCCGGCCCGCACCGGTGAACAACTGCCTTGCCTGCTCTATCTGCAGGGCGGTCCCGGCGGCAAGGCACCACGCCCTTCGGCAGGTTCGCCGGGGTGGCTGCCTCAGGCGCTGAAGACCCACCGGGTGTTGCTTCTCGACCAGCGCGGCACCGGCCGCTCCACCCCGATCACCGCCCGCACGGCCTCCCGGTTCGACTCCCCGGCCCGACTGGCCGCGCATCTGGCCTGCTTCCGCGCCGACGCCATCGTGGCCGACGCGGAACTGATACGCCGCCAACTGTGCGGCGACGCGCCCTGGGAGACGCTCGGCCAGAGCTACGGCGGCTTCATCACCCTCACCTACCTCTCCCAGGCCCCAGAAGGTCTGCGGGCCTGCTACGTCACCGGCGGCCTCCCCGGTCTCACCGCGACCGCCGACGACGTGTACGCCCGCACGTACCCCCGGGTGCGGGAGCGCGTCCTCGACTTCTACGCGCGCTACCCGGACGACGCCTCACGCCTCCGCAAGATCGCCGATCTCCTCGCGGCCGACGACATCCGACTGCCCGGCGGAGACCGCCTCACCACCCGCCGCCTGCGCACCCTCGGCCTCGCCCTCGGCATGGGTGAAGGCTTCGAACGGATCCACTGGCTGCTCGACGAATCCCTGGACATGGACGGCGAGTTGACGGACACCTTCCTCCACCAGGTCGAAGCCCTGACCTGCTTCACCGACAACCCGCTGTTCGCGGTCATGCAGGAGACCCTGTACGGGCAAGGAGCCGCCCCGAGCGCCTGGGCGGCGTCCCGCTCGCTCGCCGGCTTCCCCGAGTTTGCCGAGGACGCGGACCCTCTCCTCCTCACTGGCGAAATGATCTACCCCTGGATGTTTCAGGAGATCAAGGGCCTGCGCCCCTTCGCGGACGCCGCGGACCTCCTGGCCCAGCGCACCGACTGGCCCGCGCTCTACGATCCCCACGGCCTGGCCGCCAACCACGTCCCCCTCGCCGCGGTCGTCTACCACGACGACATGTACGTCGACGCGGACCTCTCCCTGCGCACGGCGCGCGAAGTCGGCGCCACCCGTGCCTGGGTCACCAACGAGTGGGAGCACGACGGCGTCACCGCCTCCGGCGGCCGCGTACTCGCCCGCCTGATGGACCTGGCCGCGGGCCGCGCCTAA
- a CDS encoding GntR family transcriptional regulator, protein MGHLKHHDLNATRERLRDQVSNALRAALISGELRPGMVYSAPTLAEDFGISATPVREAMLDLAREGLVEPVRNKGFRVTEVSERDLDQYTEIRALIEIPTVGRVTRSAAREELEALRPVAEEIVRAARDHDLIGYLEADRQFHLSLLALSGNERLVETVGDLRKRSRLYGLTALDKRGELIPSAEEHLELLDLMLAGEAKRAEKCMARHLGHVRSLWAGSGGSSSAGTKRSVRGAGKRSA, encoded by the coding sequence ATGGGGCACCTGAAGCACCACGATCTCAACGCCACCCGGGAGCGGCTGCGCGACCAGGTGAGCAACGCCCTGCGAGCGGCTTTGATCTCCGGTGAGCTGCGGCCGGGCATGGTGTATTCGGCGCCCACGCTCGCCGAGGACTTCGGCATCTCCGCCACCCCCGTGCGCGAGGCGATGCTCGACCTGGCCCGTGAGGGCCTGGTCGAGCCCGTCCGGAACAAGGGCTTCAGGGTCACCGAGGTCAGCGAGCGCGACCTCGACCAGTACACGGAGATCCGCGCCCTGATCGAGATCCCCACGGTCGGCCGGGTCACCCGCAGCGCCGCGCGCGAGGAACTGGAGGCGCTGCGCCCGGTCGCCGAGGAGATCGTCCGGGCAGCCCGTGACCACGACCTGATCGGTTACCTGGAGGCCGACCGGCAGTTCCATCTGTCGCTCCTCGCGCTCTCAGGCAATGAGCGCCTCGTCGAGACCGTCGGCGACCTGCGCAAGCGCTCCCGACTGTACGGGCTCACCGCCCTGGACAAGCGTGGCGAGCTGATCCCCTCTGCCGAGGAGCACCTGGAGCTCCTCGACCTGATGCTCGCGGGCGAGGCCAAGAGGGCCGAGAAGTGCATGGCCAGGCACCTGGGGCATGTCCGCTCGCTGTGGGCCGGCAGCGGCGGCTCTTCCTCGGCCGGAACCAAGCGATCGGTGCGCGGCGCCGGAAAGCGCTCGGCTTGA
- a CDS encoding aldehyde dehydrogenase, whose translation MTATASLITSRNPADPSDVLLQIPAPGAFAAVETMERARAAQPGWLLGGAAARSAALGAVADAIDAASAELAALAVREVGKPLTEARAEVARTAAIWRYYAQAPYEPVGAVHETAAGPGLLLSRRRPYGVAGLITPWNFPFAIPSWKSAPALAAGNAVVLKSAPEATACAQRLAEIIQQAVPAGVFTVLPGGATEGNALVSAADVVSFTGSTAVGQAVARAATARGVPVQAEMGGLNAAIVLPDADIEQAATHLAASIAGYAGQKCTATSRVIAVGAALEPLREALAEALRAVPVGDPADAATVCGPLINEHARGQVGDAWHGLCALAGGTVSDKPGWYAAPTLVEKVPVGHRLLREEVFGPIAALLPADDLAHAVRITNSVPYGLVTSVHTADLNTALCGLDRLDTGMIRINAPSTGVDFHLPFGGAKASSHGPREQGRAALEFYTSSRTYTLSAAGAT comes from the coding sequence GTGACCGCCACCGCATCCCTCATCACCTCACGCAATCCGGCCGACCCGTCCGACGTACTCCTTCAGATTCCGGCGCCCGGCGCCTTCGCGGCGGTCGAGACCATGGAGCGGGCCCGCGCCGCTCAGCCGGGCTGGCTGCTCGGCGGGGCGGCCGCCCGCTCGGCCGCCCTCGGCGCGGTCGCCGATGCCATCGATGCCGCAAGCGCCGAGCTCGCCGCACTCGCCGTCCGCGAGGTGGGCAAGCCCCTCACCGAGGCCCGGGCCGAAGTCGCGCGCACCGCCGCGATCTGGCGCTACTACGCCCAGGCTCCGTACGAGCCCGTCGGCGCGGTCCACGAGACCGCCGCGGGCCCCGGACTGCTGCTCTCCCGCCGCCGCCCGTACGGCGTGGCCGGGCTGATCACGCCCTGGAACTTCCCCTTCGCCATTCCGAGTTGGAAGTCCGCCCCGGCGCTCGCGGCGGGCAACGCGGTCGTCCTCAAGTCCGCACCCGAGGCCACCGCCTGTGCGCAGCGCCTGGCCGAGATCATCCAACAGGCCGTGCCCGCCGGGGTGTTCACCGTCCTGCCGGGCGGGGCGACGGAGGGCAACGCGCTCGTCTCCGCCGCCGACGTGGTCTCCTTCACCGGCTCGACCGCCGTCGGCCAGGCCGTCGCCCGCGCCGCCACGGCCCGTGGCGTTCCGGTCCAAGCCGAGATGGGCGGCCTGAACGCGGCTATCGTCCTCCCGGACGCCGACATCGAGCAGGCTGCCACCCACCTCGCCGCGTCCATCGCCGGGTACGCGGGCCAGAAGTGCACCGCCACCAGCCGCGTCATCGCGGTCGGCGCGGCTCTTGAGCCCCTGCGCGAAGCACTCGCCGAAGCGCTGCGGGCCGTGCCGGTGGGCGACCCGGCCGACGCGGCGACCGTGTGCGGGCCGCTCATCAACGAGCACGCCCGAGGCCAGGTCGGCGACGCCTGGCACGGCCTTTGCGCGCTGGCCGGCGGCACCGTGTCCGACAAGCCCGGCTGGTACGCGGCCCCGACCTTGGTCGAGAAGGTCCCGGTGGGTCACCGGCTGCTGCGCGAAGAGGTCTTCGGCCCCATCGCGGCCCTGCTGCCCGCCGACGATCTGGCCCACGCGGTGCGGATCACCAACTCCGTGCCGTACGGCCTGGTCACCTCCGTCCACACCGCCGATCTGAACACGGCGCTGTGCGGACTCGACCGGCTTGACACCGGAATGATCAGGATCAACGCACCGTCCACCGGCGTCGACTTCCACTTGCCGTTCGGCGGTGCCAAGGCATCCAGCCACGGGCCGCGCGAACAGGGCCGGGCGGCGCTGGAGTTCTACACCTCAAGCCGGACCTACACCCTGTCGGCCGCTGGGGCAACGTGA